tgtatatataatatatataatatataatataatatgtatatataatatatataatatataatataatgtgtatatataatatatataatatataatataatgtgtatatataatatatattatttatatatattatatcatacatattaaaatatatatacatatattatatatatatatatgatatacatatatatatatacatatattatatatatatatatatatatatattatatacatatatatatattatatatatatgatatagttatatttatatatgatatatatatattatattatacatattaaaatatatatacatatattatctatatatcatatacatatatatattatatatatatgatacagttatacttatatataatatatatatgatatatatcatatatatcatatatataatgcacatatattgaattatgtataatataatatatatgtagaatatatctataatatatattatacatattatatacatatatattatatatacatgtaatatatataatatatatataatacatatacatatatattacatatatattatatatatatatatatatatatatatataatgtatatatatacacatatacatacatatacatatacctacatacatatatataaacctagcATGAAATGGAATACAGTATAATTTCTTCTTTATGCCATTATTAGAAATGTCCAAAAATATTATACCATACATAGatctatgcatgtgtttatgtgtatgggtgGACAGAGGGTTGCTGcacaatgtatgtgtatgcgctcCAACATACCTCAACATCGTGGAACCTGTTTTGGCAACAATCCTGCCGAGTGAGAATATCCACCTTCACGACGAGGTTTGGTTCCACGAGATCCACAATCCACCATGGATGGTTCAAGTTAGGATTAGTAGCAAACAAGGTGGTAACATCTCCGTCGTTGGCTTTGTAATTGTAAAGGCTGTGGAAAATGAAGAATGAACAGATGAAACCCAAATGTCCTTCCTTTCCCATGTTTATCACTATGGATAGAAAATGTCACGAATCAAATGGACTATCGTCGTGTCAGGAGATTGGCATTGTCATGAATCAAATGCATTATCCTCATTTCAGAAGTGGGTAATATTGCGAGTCGAATACTGTGGCATCATTTCAGTAGAAACATCCCTAATACATCTCTTATACTTACAACTCGCCACCGCCTACATATGCTGGGCTGGAGTCTACAGTTTTGCCCACGCCTATCTCCGCAATGCCTGACCAAACCTCCGGTGTAAATACAGTAAAAGTGCGTGTTTTTTCGTAAGTTTCTTGGCCCACCGCAAATACTTCACACACGCCATCTGAAGAGTGAAAAACACAGGACCTCATAAAAAGACAACTGCTAATTTTAGGTaggtaatattgttattgtgtggCGTAACGGTCACGCACGGGCCATTCGTCAAACTAGTCTTCTACTAGTTCTACAGATGTTATGTGATCTCGATATAACAATACAGCGCTTTAGGATCGTGTCTTAGTCTATTCAAAGATTCGCATCTTAGTCTACCCAACCCTATCAGCAATTTGACAGTAAGGATAAAAAATTCACCAACGTAGCTGAAGACTAGGCCTAGCAGCTGATTGCACCAACTGGCGCAGATGATCCTCGACGCCAGGGCCTGCACGACTTGTCCGTCCTCAGGGATACACAGCATAGGATGACTGACCATGTAAGTGACTCCTTCCGCGTTAAGGCCCAGAGACGACCAAAAGCAAACATATGCAAGGGCTGTGGTTACCAGCACAGAGAGGACCATGGCGCACCTGATGACGAGATAAGGTAACAAGGTAAGTCCAGGAAATAGGGGTCATGACACTGTAATACTCGTGTATATAGTATAAGTACTTCCATTTTATCTTCATGCAGTATATGGATTATGAGTTTAAGAAATGTGCGACTTAAACTGATTATGAGTATCTAGTGTAGTTAGTGGAAAATGTACAAGTATAACCAATTACAAGGCTGTCAATAAAACATGGAGGAAAGGTAATGGTAGTCACGGAATTCAAGCTCTCGTTCTCTCCTATAAGAATATAATAGAAAACGTAAAATtatgcaaatattcatatacaactTCGTTGACTGTCAATTTCTAGGATTTTTAAGTAAATTATTGTAGAGTACATAAGGATATTAGAGGATCACACTGTAATGGGCAATTGAAAATGGTTATTTACATTCTTTTTAACAACTGATCCCATGGAATATTTTGTATCATAAACCTCCTACTATACTGCAAAGACTATTAATTTAATCAAGGAGAGAGCAGTGATCGCCTCCAGCGTCCGCGCAGTAACCCAGGCCATCTCTGGATTAACCAGGTCGGACACCGCTCATCACTAGTATTGTAGTTACAGGCTTTGGTTTTTAGGGAATACCACATTATAAAAAAAGAGCGTAATGGCATAGTATAGGAATAGCAAATCAGCAGTTTCATATCACAACAGCCAGTCAACCGTCTAGTGTCTATTTCTCCGACGTCATCTGCCATTTGCGATACGCCAAAGGGAGAATACTGAAAGGATTGAGGGTGTATCACCGGAAGGACTGCGGCTAACCATTGGAAGGATAGGAAAAGGCACTACTGTTGGGGTATGCTTTGGGCATCGGTTGGTCTTTTTCAACTCTGATTCTGGCTGACGAAACGATGGTAAAGTGGAGAACTACCTTGTCAGGTCTTTGTTCGACTAATTGTTGTCATTGGTTAACATATTAGATTTAAGGGGACTGTCCCTCATAGCGGTAGTGCCAGGGTAAAATTGGGTGTGAAGGGGGGTAAATTtcttaaatattaataaaatcaaaacgGTCTCATCGGTTTTCTTCAAATTTGGGTATTTTGTTAATTAATGCATTCCACATCTTTGGTACAAAATTTGTGGAAATTCTCCGAAGGGGGCGAtgcccctttttattttttattttcccacATACGTATCTTGCGTACCGCTATTGGCACACAATGTTGCATACTTTGTAATGAAACAAATCAGCATGAACGTCGATAAAATCCAAAAAATTGACGTGACCTTTTTTTCGAAATTTGCCttagttttcaaaaaaaaaaaaaaatgatttaaaaaaaaaaaaaaaaatcacgtcaaTTTCTGCGCATTTTGATAAGCTTTCTCAGATACCCACAAAATTTAAATGGAATaagaattgtttgtttttttgttacgaAGGAGATACGATTGCagatgtttcatttcattttctgttaATTTCCTTAGCGGTACAGTAGCTCGAAAAATTCAGTTTGATGAAAAGAATCTTGACTGGTACCTCTGTATATGGAATCCTCAGCAACATGATGGGTTTATAAACGCACTTATTGCTTGGCTCAGACCACTTATATCCGTGTTTTCTAGCATCTACTTGTGcttacacaaatgtgtatgtggtGTACAAGTACAAATAAAATATCTGTAAATGCGTGCGCGTACTTGCGTGCACATGTGTACAAAAGTGCAGATATAACAGGCGGTGCATAGCTACCGAGTGACCTTGAATTGTTACTTTTTTCGTCATAAAACCTTTAAATTGGAAAGATTTTGTTATTATAAGATACTTTCATCCTTCCTTGATGGATTTCCGTAGGTAATGTCAgaatataatgttataat
Above is a window of Penaeus chinensis breed Huanghai No. 1 chromosome 19, ASM1920278v2, whole genome shotgun sequence DNA encoding:
- the LOC125035480 gene encoding uncharacterized protein LOC125035480, whose amino-acid sequence is MVSRFATPERQSQRSEDSPKVHYSAKRCAMVLSVLVTTALAYVCFWSSLGLNAEGVTYMVSHPMLCIPEDGQVVQALASRIICASWCNQLLGLVFSYVDGVCEVFAVGQETYEKTRTFTVFTPEVWSGIAEIGVGKTVDSSPAYVGGGEFLYNYKANDGDVTTLFATNPNLNHPWWIVDLVEPNLVVKVDILTRQDCCQNRFHDVEIRVGTVRNGGDFSGWALIGFYKGPYSTAEGRLIYENATGLCGRYVSVQKIVDATSPLQIADIKVYAAMP